One stretch of Oncorhynchus clarkii lewisi isolate Uvic-CL-2024 chromosome 1, UVic_Ocla_1.0, whole genome shotgun sequence DNA includes these proteins:
- the LOC139414957 gene encoding uncharacterized protein, with the protein MDDHLTSEAVNEMEQSNSTRSRATSVMETTEEGKLNNVEHLTLMDFLQNLTEKQWRGIREGMFDPLTKQQLAGLCLRIVQFLSDKLMQIIIPGLYELLGIQDAASSPLSQRSLTASLTSLLDDKVNTKSRVRFTEAGVPKRPGSRKSYNSFRIPTPYPSSNCMEQEEEEVQESQLKFKEIYLTKGSLGSGSYLPKGAMRYVLKGKFNNFIFISSITICENYTFPCFVVKKI; encoded by the exons atggatgacCACCTGACCTCTGAAGCTGTCAATGAGATG GAGCAGAGCAATTCTACCAGGAGCAGAGCAACCTCAGTGATGGAAACCACAGAAGAGGGAAAGCTCAACAATGTGGAACATCTGACACTTATGGACTTCCTTCAAAACCTAACTGAGAA GCAATGGAGGGGGATTCGTGAGGGCATGTTTGACCCG CTGACAAAACAACAGCTTGCCGGCTTGTGTCTGAGGATTGTCCAGTTTTTATCGGACAAGCTGATGCAGATCATCATCCCAGGTCTTTACGAACTACTGGGCATCCAAGATGCTGCCTCTTCTCCATTGTCACAGAGATCTCTCACAGCGTCACTCACCAGTCTGTTAGACGATAAGGTTAACACCAAGTCCCGCGTGAGATTTACTGAGGCTGGTGTACCTAAGAGGCCAGGCAGTCGAAAGTCTTACAATAGCTTTCGCATCCCGACTCCCTACCCTTCCTCCAACTGTATggagcaggaagaggaagaagtgCAGGAATCACAACTTAAGTTCAAGGAGATTTACCTGACTAAGGGCAGTCTGGGCAGTGGAAGCTACCTGCCCAAGGGGGCCATGAGGTATGTTCTTAAAGGGAAATTtaacaacttcatattcatctccAGCATCACCATATGTGAAAATTACACATTTCCATGctttgtagtaaaaaaaatatag